Proteins from a genomic interval of Oryctolagus cuniculus chromosome 8, mOryCun1.1, whole genome shotgun sequence:
- the LOC100349130 gene encoding prostaglandin E synthase 3-like: MQPASAKWYDRRDYVFIEFCVEDSKDVNVNFEKSKLTFSCLGGSDNFKHLNEIDLFHCIDPNDSKHKRTDRSILCCLRKGESGQSWPRLTKERAKLNWLSVDFNNWKDWEDDSDEDMSNFDRFSEMMNNMGGDEDVDLPEVDEVDDDSQDSDDEKMPDLE; this comes from the coding sequence ATGCAGCCTGCTTCTGCAAAGTGGTATGATCGAAGGGATTATGTCTTCATTGAATTCTGTGTTGAAGACAGTAAAGATGTtaatgtaaattttgaaaaatccaaACTTACATTCAGTTGTCTCGGAGGAAGTGataattttaagcatttaaatGAAATTGACCTTTTTCATTGTATTGATCCAAATGATTCCAAGCACAAAAGAACGGACAGGTCAATTTTATGTTGTTTACGAAAAGGAGAATCTGGCCAGTCATGGCCAAGGTTAACAAAAGAAAGGGCAAAGCTCAATTGGCTTAGTGTGGACTTCAATAATTGGAAAGACTGGGAAGATGATTCAGATGAAGACATGTCTAATTTTGATCGTTTCTCTGAGATGATGAACAACATGGGTGGTGATGAGGATGTAGATTTGCCAGAAGTAGATGAAGTAGATGATGATTCACAAGACAGCGATGATGAAAAAATGCCAGATCTGGAATAA